One genomic window of Pseudomonas sp. LFM046 includes the following:
- a CDS encoding EAL domain-containing protein, with protein sequence MARQCASSEEVEYLNRALRTLSGCNRALLRAEDPCFLFQEICRVVVEEGGYRMAWVGRAENDEAQSVTPLAHAGLDQAYVDSLNITWADRERGRGTTGTAIRTGAPTITRNILTDPRLNPWRDSAITHGIASVLSLPLRVDGQIFGALAICAKEPDAFGERELELLSEAADDLAFGLQALRGKARRRQAELQVESLNRALSTRVAVNHAVIHATSEKPLLAEICRVLVDECGYRQAWVDYRQDNPVQPYKVMACHAANGICQGWGAGRHEGSFHGELETALQAGNPLVMRDLLNTPTAALHEEAREFGFAASMALPLQVEESLVGMLVIMAARADAFEDKEVELLLAMAHDLGFGIATLRTRARAEEAEATIRRMAYEDALTGLPNRLRLRELLDAAIANARQERRPFGLLHLEIARNQEINETLGYREGDRLQLEIATRLKQVVGAERTVARMGECEFAVLMPNGGAEHASQLAKQILTALYDPVELSGLYLEARASIGIALYPGHGTAPEALIRRSGSAMEQAKRTNGGFAVFQGGLDQECAQHLTLMGDLRRAIDRNELLLYYQPKVEIASNRVCGTEALVRWRHPQHGMMPPDEFVRLAENTGLITPLTLWVLDTALGQCYAWHEEGDERPVSVNLSAHDLRDPRLLDRIQGSFATWGARPEWIEFELTESALMEDPVASLQTLSALKDLDARLTIDDFGTGYSSLAYLQKLPVDSLKIDQSFVTHMTSNDGSAKIVRSIIELAHNLDLTVVAEGVEDQLTFNQLGQYGCDIAQGYRISRPIPAEQFRDWETRSAWH encoded by the coding sequence ATGGCCAGGCAATGCGCGTCCAGCGAGGAAGTCGAATACCTGAACCGCGCCCTGCGCACCCTCAGCGGCTGCAACCGGGCCCTGCTGCGCGCCGAGGACCCGTGCTTCCTGTTCCAGGAAATCTGCAGGGTGGTGGTGGAGGAAGGCGGCTATCGCATGGCCTGGGTCGGCCGCGCTGAGAATGATGAAGCACAGTCAGTGACACCTTTGGCCCATGCCGGGCTCGACCAGGCCTATGTGGACTCGCTGAACATCACCTGGGCGGACCGTGAGCGCGGACGCGGCACCACCGGCACAGCTATCCGTACCGGAGCCCCGACCATCACCCGCAACATCCTCACCGATCCCAGGCTCAATCCCTGGCGAGACAGCGCCATCACCCACGGTATTGCCTCGGTGCTGTCCCTGCCCCTGCGGGTGGACGGCCAGATTTTCGGCGCCCTCGCCATCTGCGCCAAGGAGCCGGACGCCTTCGGCGAGCGCGAACTGGAATTGCTCAGCGAAGCCGCCGACGATCTCGCTTTCGGCCTCCAGGCCCTGCGCGGCAAGGCTCGGCGCCGGCAGGCCGAACTGCAGGTGGAATCCCTCAACCGCGCGCTGTCCACCCGCGTGGCGGTCAACCACGCCGTGATCCATGCAACCAGCGAGAAGCCGCTGCTGGCGGAGATCTGCCGGGTACTGGTGGACGAATGCGGCTATCGCCAGGCCTGGGTGGACTATCGCCAGGACAATCCGGTCCAGCCCTACAAGGTGATGGCCTGCCACGCCGCCAATGGCATCTGCCAGGGTTGGGGCGCGGGCCGTCATGAAGGCAGCTTCCATGGCGAACTGGAGACAGCCCTGCAGGCGGGAAATCCGCTGGTGATGCGCGACCTGCTCAACACCCCGACCGCCGCACTCCACGAGGAAGCCCGCGAATTCGGCTTTGCCGCCTCCATGGCGCTCCCCCTGCAAGTGGAGGAAAGCCTGGTGGGCATGCTGGTGATCATGGCGGCCCGGGCCGATGCCTTCGAAGATAAAGAAGTGGAATTGCTGCTGGCCATGGCCCACGACCTGGGCTTCGGTATCGCCACCCTGCGCACCCGCGCCCGGGCCGAAGAAGCCGAAGCCACCATCCGCCGCATGGCCTATGAAGACGCCCTGACCGGCCTACCCAACCGGTTGCGCCTGCGGGAATTGCTGGATGCCGCCATCGCCAATGCCCGCCAGGAACGCCGTCCGTTCGGCCTGCTGCACCTGGAAATCGCCCGCAACCAGGAAATCAATGAAACCCTTGGTTACCGCGAAGGCGACCGTCTGCAACTGGAGATCGCCACCCGCCTGAAACAAGTGGTGGGCGCGGAGCGTACCGTGGCACGGATGGGCGAATGCGAGTTTGCCGTGCTCATGCCCAACGGCGGCGCCGAACACGCCTCCCAGTTGGCCAAGCAGATACTCACCGCCCTCTATGACCCGGTAGAACTCTCCGGCCTCTATCTGGAAGCCCGCGCCAGCATCGGCATCGCCCTTTATCCAGGCCACGGTACGGCGCCTGAGGCCCTGATCCGGCGGTCGGGCAGCGCCATGGAGCAGGCCAAGCGCACCAATGGCGGATTCGCCGTGTTCCAGGGGGGCCTCGACCAGGAATGCGCCCAACATCTGACACTGATGGGTGACCTGCGCCGCGCCATCGACCGCAACGAGCTGCTGCTCTACTACCAGCCCAAGGTGGAGATCGCCAGCAACCGGGTCTGCGGCACCGAAGCGCTGGTGCGCTGGCGTCACCCGCAGCACGGGATGATGCCGCCGGACGAGTTCGTCCGCCTGGCGGAGAACACCGGACTGATCACCCCGCTGACCCTCTGGGTGCTGGATACCGCCCTCGGCCAGTGCTACGCCTGGCACGAAGAGGGTGATGAACGCCCCGTCTCGGTCAACCTCTCGGCCCATGACCTGCGTGATCCCAGGCTGCTGGATCGTATACAGGGCTCCTTCGCCACCTGGGGTGCCAGGCCCGAGTGGATCGAATTCGAGCTGACCGAAAGCGCCCTGATGGAAGACCCGGTGGCCTCCCTGCAAACCCTCTCCGCCCTCAAGGACCTGGACGCCCGCCTGACCATCGATGATTTCGGCACCGGCTACTCCTCCCTGGCCTACTTGCAGAAACTGCCGGTGGACTCGCTGAAGATCGACCAGTCCTTCGTCACCCACATGACCAGCAACGACGGCTCGGCCAAGATCGTCCGCTCCATCATCGAGCTGGCCCACAACCTGGACCTGACGGTGGTGGCCGAAGGCGTGGAAGACCAGCTCACCTTCAACCAGCTTGGGCAGTACGGTTGCGATATCGCCCAGGGCTACAGGATCAGCCGGCCGATTCCCGCCGAGCAGTTCCGCGACTGGGAGACCCGCTCGGCCTGGCACTGA